In Tachyglossus aculeatus isolate mTacAcu1 chromosome 10, mTacAcu1.pri, whole genome shotgun sequence, the following proteins share a genomic window:
- the CNOT3 gene encoding CCR4-NOT transcription complex subunit 3 isoform X1, giving the protein MADKRKLQGEIDRCLKKVSEGVEQFEDIWQKLHNAANANQKEKYEADLKKEIKKLQRLRDQIKTWVASNEIKDKRQLIDNRKLIETQMERFKVVERETKTKAYSKEGLGLAQKVDPAQKEKEEVGQWLTNTIDTLNMQVDQFESEVESLSVQTRKKKGDKDKQDRIEGLKRHIEKHRYHVRMLETILRMLDNDSILVDSIRKIKDDVEYYVDSSQDPDFEENEFLYDDLDLEDIPQALVATSPPSHSHMEDEIFNQSSSTPTSTTSSSPIPPSPANCTTENSEDDKKRGRSTDSEVSQSPAKNGSKPVHSNHHPQSPAVPASYPPGPAPAAAPALGNGPGSNGAPAPSGGPGPKANPAPGHSAGTPTPYAQAVAPPAPSAGSVQPRPPSVQPGGGAKQNGATSYSSVVADSTADAVLSSSGGSGNSGQALGPLTGPHNAPPNATKEAGGVAPAGGGGGGGAGVSAGGPSLLVPLPVNPPSSPTPSFSEPKASTNLNGPPQFSAAPDSKAPEPLSSLKSMAERAAIGSGIEDPVPALHLAERDIILSTTAAPPASTQPPLQLSEVNIPLSLGVCPLGPVPLTKEQLYQQAMEEAAWHHMPHPSDSERIRQYLPRNPCPTPPYHHQMPPPHSDTVEFYQRLSTETLFFIFYYLEVQKGPWCRLELSGVPPCIAATAAVPSGWRGEGTKAQYLAAKALKKQSWRFHTKYMMWFQRHEEPKTITDEFEQGTYIYFDYEKWGQRKKEGFTFEYRYLEDRDLQ; this is encoded by the exons ATGGCGGACAAGCGCAAACTTCAAG GGGAGATCGACCGCTGCCTCAAGAAAGTGTCCGAGGGCGTGGAGCAGTTTGAGGATATCTGGCAGAAG CTCCACAATGCGGCCAACGCCAACCAGAAAGAGAAGTACGAGGCGGACCTGAAGAAGGAAATCAAGAAGCTCCAg CGGCTGAGGGACCAGATCAAAACATGGGTGGCTTCCAATGAGATCAAGGACAAACGGCAGCTTATCGACAACCGCAAGCTCATCGAGACG CAAATGGAGCGGTTCAAAGTGGTGGAGCGCGAGACCAAGACCAAAGCGTACAGCaaggaggggctggggctggcccAGAAGGTggaccctgcccagaaggagaaggaagaggtcgGACAGTGGCTCACG aacACCATCGACACCCTCAACATGCAGGTGGACCAGTTTGAAAGCGAGGTGGAGTCGCTGTCGGTACAGACCCGCAAGAAGAAGGGGGACAAGGAT AAGCAGGACCGGATCGAAGGGCTGAAGCGGCACATCGAGAAGCACCGCTACCACGTGCGCATGCTGGAGACCATCCTGCGCATGCTGGACAACGACTCCATCCTGGTCGACTCCATCCGCAAGATCAAGGACGACGTGGAGTACTACGTGGACTCCTCCCAGGACCCCGACTTCGAGGAGAACGAGTTCCTCTACGACGACCTCGACCTCGAGGACATTC CACAGGCGCTGGTCGCCACCTCCCCCCCAAGCCACAGCCACATGGAGGATGAGATCTTCAACCAGTCAAGCAGTACGCCCACCTCCACTACCTCcagctcccccatcccccccagccccgccaactgcaCCACG GAAAACTCCGAAGACGATAAGAAGAGGGGCCGGTCGACGGACAGCGAAGTGAGCCAG TCTCCGGCCAAGAACGGCTCCAAGCCCGTCCACAGCAACCACCACCCGCAGTCCCCAGCCGTGCCAGCCAGCTACCCGCCCGGCCCcgctcccgccgccgcccccgccctggGCAACGGACCGGGCAGCAAcggagcccccgccccctccgggggGCCGGGCCCCAAGGCCAACCCGGCCCCGGGCCACAGTGCCGGCACCCCCACTCCTTACGCCCAGGCCGtggcccctccggcccccagcGCGGGCTCCGTCCAGCCCCGACCCCCCAGCGTCCAGCCTGGCGGCGGTGCCAAGCAAAACGGGGCCACCA GTTACAGCTCGGTGGTGGCGGACAGCACGGCAGACGCGGTCCTCAGTAGCAGCGGCGGAAGCGGCAATAGCGGCCAAGCGCTGGGCCCCCTGACCGGCCCCCACAACGCCCCGCCGAATGCCAC gaagGAGGCCGGTGGGGTGGCCCCagctgggggcggagggggcggaggagcagGGGTGAGCGCGGGAGGGCCCAGCCTGCTGGTGCCCCTGCCCGTCAATCCGCCCAGCTCGCCCACCCCCAGCTTCAGCGAACCCAAGGCCTCTACGAACCTTAACGGCCCCCCGCAGTTCAGCGCCGCCCCCGACAGCAAG GCCCCCGAGCCCCTGAGTAGCCTGAAGTCGATGGCGGAGCGGGCGGCCATCGGGTCGGGCATCGAGGATCCGGTCCCGGCCCTGCACCTGGCGGAGAGGG ACATCATCCTGAGCACCACGGCGGCGCCCCCGGCCTCTACCCAGCCCCCCTTGCAGCTGTCGGAGGTGAACATCCCCCTGTCGCTGGGCGTGTGCCCGCTGGGGCCCGTGCCCCTCACCAAGGAGCAGCTGTACCAGCAGGCCATGGAGGAGGCCGCCTGGCATCACATGCCCCACCCGTCCGACTCGGAGCGGATCCG GCAGTACCTCCCTCGgaacccctgccccacccccccatACCACCATCAGATGCCGCCACCCCACTCGGACACTGTGGAGTTCTACCAGCGCCTGTCGACCGAGACCCTGTTCTTCATCTTCTACTATCTGGAGGTACAGAAGGGTCCCTGGTGCAGGCTCGAGCTCTCGGGCGTGCCTCCCTGcatcgccgccaccgccgccgtccCCTCGGGCTGGAGGGGCGAG ggcACCAAGGCCCAGTACCTGGCAGCTAAAGCCCTGAAGAAGCAATCGTGGCGCTTCCACACCAAGTACATGATGTGGTTTCAGAGACACGAGGAGCCCAAGACGATCACGGATGAATTTGAGCAG ggcACCTACATCTACTTCGACTACGAAAAGTGGGGGCAGCGCAAGAAGGAAGGCTTCACCTTTGAGTACAGATACCTGGAAGACAGGGACCTGCAGTGA
- the LENG1 gene encoding leukocyte receptor cluster member 1 isoform X1, which yields MVWKSDRRRSVCAAPATWTCFGGWRMGGGALTRSKKRESDRRTTVSAALATWTCFGGWRTGGGREQGAGRGKATGEGQCVQLRPCGPVSGAGEWVEGTNKEQEEEKRQEKVSVCSSGHVDLFRGLEDGRGALSANKEHEEEKRQEKERQEKALGLLTYLGQSAAEAQTNPPWYQKPPERGGTAPGPKEDKLKGRLDPLRELERQLRKKKGGGEKRKREPDGKGSAGGPLQGPASLEQLRAERLKREAAERARAEALLAGGGRGPQPREPDEEPDERRRRYNSQFHPELARPPRAHDKAPRR from the exons ATGGTTTGGAAAAGCGACAGGAGAAGGTCAGTGTGTGCAGCTCCGGCCACGTGGACCTGTTTCGGGGGCTGGAGGATGGGCGGGGGGGCACTAACAAGGAGCAAGAAGAGGGAAAGCGACAGGAGGACAACAGTGAGTGCAGCTCTGGCCACGTGGACCTGTTTCGGGGGCTGGAGGACGGGCGGGGGGCGCGAacaaggagcaggaagaggaaaagcaACAGGAGAAGGTCAGTGTGTGCAGCTCCGGCCATGTGGACCTGTTTCGGGGGCTGGAGAATGGGTGGAGGGCACTAacaaggagcaggaagaggaaaagcGACAGGAGAAGGTCAGTGTGTGCAGCTCCGGCCACGTGGACCTGTTTCGGGGGCTGGAGGACGGGCGGGGGGCGCTGAGCGCGAACAAGGAGCACGAAGAGGAAAAGCGACAGGAGAAG GAGCGGCAAGAGAAGGCCCTGGGGCTGCTGACCTACCTGGGCCAGAGCGCAGCCGAGGCCCAGACCAACCCACCTTGGTACCAAAAGCCCCCGGAGCGCGGGGGGACCGCCCCCGGCCCCAAGGAGGACAAGCTCAAGGGGCGGCTGGACCCGCTGCGGGAGCTGGAACGGCAGCTGCGCAAGAAGAAGGGCGGCGGCGAGAAGCGCAAGCGGGAGCCGGACGGGAAGGGGTCCGCGGGAGGACCGCTGCAGGG ccccgcatCCCTGGAACAGCTGCGGGCCGAGCGGCTGAAGCGGGAAGCGGCGGAGCGGGCCAGGGCGGAGGCGCTGCTGGCCGGGGGCGGACGGGGCCCGCAGCCGCGGGAGCCGGACGAGGAGCCGGACGAGAGGCGGAGACGCTACAACTCCCAGTTCCACCCGGAGCTGGCCCGGCCCCCGCGCGCCCACGACAAGGCTCCCCGGCGCTGA
- the CNOT3 gene encoding CCR4-NOT transcription complex subunit 3 isoform X2 — protein MADKRKLQGEIDRCLKKVSEGVEQFEDIWQKLHNAANANQKEKYEADLKKEIKKLQRLRDQIKTWVASNEIKDKRQLIDNRKLIETQMERFKVVERETKTKAYSKEGLGLAQKVDPAQKEKEEVGQWLTNTIDTLNMQVDQFESEVESLSVQTRKKKGDKDKQDRIEGLKRHIEKHRYHVRMLETILRMLDNDSILVDSIRKIKDDVEYYVDSSQDPDFEENEFLYDDLDLEDIPQALVATSPPSHSHMEDEIFNQSSSTPTSTTSSSPIPPSPANCTTENSEDDKKRGRSTDSEVSQSPAKNGSKPVHSNHHPQSPAVPASYPPGPAPAAAPALGNGPGSNGAPAPSGGPGPKANPAPGHSAGTPTPYAQAVAPPAPSAGSVQPRPPSVQPGGGAKQNGATSYSSVVADSTADAVLSSSGGSGNSGQALGPLTGPHNAPPNATKEAGGVAPAGGGGGGGAGVSAGGPSLLVPLPVNPPSSPTPSFSEPKASTNLNGPPQFSAAPDSKAPEPLSSLKSMAERAAIGSGIEDPVPALHLAERDIILSTTAAPPASTQPPLQLSEVNIPLSLGVCPLGPVPLTKEQLYQQAMEEAAWHHMPHPSDSERIRQYLPRNPCPTPPYHHQMPPPHSDTVEFYQRLSTETLFFIFYYLEGTKAQYLAAKALKKQSWRFHTKYMMWFQRHEEPKTITDEFEQGTYIYFDYEKWGQRKKEGFTFEYRYLEDRDLQ, from the exons ATGGCGGACAAGCGCAAACTTCAAG GGGAGATCGACCGCTGCCTCAAGAAAGTGTCCGAGGGCGTGGAGCAGTTTGAGGATATCTGGCAGAAG CTCCACAATGCGGCCAACGCCAACCAGAAAGAGAAGTACGAGGCGGACCTGAAGAAGGAAATCAAGAAGCTCCAg CGGCTGAGGGACCAGATCAAAACATGGGTGGCTTCCAATGAGATCAAGGACAAACGGCAGCTTATCGACAACCGCAAGCTCATCGAGACG CAAATGGAGCGGTTCAAAGTGGTGGAGCGCGAGACCAAGACCAAAGCGTACAGCaaggaggggctggggctggcccAGAAGGTggaccctgcccagaaggagaaggaagaggtcgGACAGTGGCTCACG aacACCATCGACACCCTCAACATGCAGGTGGACCAGTTTGAAAGCGAGGTGGAGTCGCTGTCGGTACAGACCCGCAAGAAGAAGGGGGACAAGGAT AAGCAGGACCGGATCGAAGGGCTGAAGCGGCACATCGAGAAGCACCGCTACCACGTGCGCATGCTGGAGACCATCCTGCGCATGCTGGACAACGACTCCATCCTGGTCGACTCCATCCGCAAGATCAAGGACGACGTGGAGTACTACGTGGACTCCTCCCAGGACCCCGACTTCGAGGAGAACGAGTTCCTCTACGACGACCTCGACCTCGAGGACATTC CACAGGCGCTGGTCGCCACCTCCCCCCCAAGCCACAGCCACATGGAGGATGAGATCTTCAACCAGTCAAGCAGTACGCCCACCTCCACTACCTCcagctcccccatcccccccagccccgccaactgcaCCACG GAAAACTCCGAAGACGATAAGAAGAGGGGCCGGTCGACGGACAGCGAAGTGAGCCAG TCTCCGGCCAAGAACGGCTCCAAGCCCGTCCACAGCAACCACCACCCGCAGTCCCCAGCCGTGCCAGCCAGCTACCCGCCCGGCCCcgctcccgccgccgcccccgccctggGCAACGGACCGGGCAGCAAcggagcccccgccccctccgggggGCCGGGCCCCAAGGCCAACCCGGCCCCGGGCCACAGTGCCGGCACCCCCACTCCTTACGCCCAGGCCGtggcccctccggcccccagcGCGGGCTCCGTCCAGCCCCGACCCCCCAGCGTCCAGCCTGGCGGCGGTGCCAAGCAAAACGGGGCCACCA GTTACAGCTCGGTGGTGGCGGACAGCACGGCAGACGCGGTCCTCAGTAGCAGCGGCGGAAGCGGCAATAGCGGCCAAGCGCTGGGCCCCCTGACCGGCCCCCACAACGCCCCGCCGAATGCCAC gaagGAGGCCGGTGGGGTGGCCCCagctgggggcggagggggcggaggagcagGGGTGAGCGCGGGAGGGCCCAGCCTGCTGGTGCCCCTGCCCGTCAATCCGCCCAGCTCGCCCACCCCCAGCTTCAGCGAACCCAAGGCCTCTACGAACCTTAACGGCCCCCCGCAGTTCAGCGCCGCCCCCGACAGCAAG GCCCCCGAGCCCCTGAGTAGCCTGAAGTCGATGGCGGAGCGGGCGGCCATCGGGTCGGGCATCGAGGATCCGGTCCCGGCCCTGCACCTGGCGGAGAGGG ACATCATCCTGAGCACCACGGCGGCGCCCCCGGCCTCTACCCAGCCCCCCTTGCAGCTGTCGGAGGTGAACATCCCCCTGTCGCTGGGCGTGTGCCCGCTGGGGCCCGTGCCCCTCACCAAGGAGCAGCTGTACCAGCAGGCCATGGAGGAGGCCGCCTGGCATCACATGCCCCACCCGTCCGACTCGGAGCGGATCCG GCAGTACCTCCCTCGgaacccctgccccacccccccatACCACCATCAGATGCCGCCACCCCACTCGGACACTGTGGAGTTCTACCAGCGCCTGTCGACCGAGACCCTGTTCTTCATCTTCTACTATCTGGAG ggcACCAAGGCCCAGTACCTGGCAGCTAAAGCCCTGAAGAAGCAATCGTGGCGCTTCCACACCAAGTACATGATGTGGTTTCAGAGACACGAGGAGCCCAAGACGATCACGGATGAATTTGAGCAG ggcACCTACATCTACTTCGACTACGAAAAGTGGGGGCAGCGCAAGAAGGAAGGCTTCACCTTTGAGTACAGATACCTGGAAGACAGGGACCTGCAGTGA